In Parasphingorhabdus halotolerans, a single window of DNA contains:
- a CDS encoding arginine N-succinyltransferase: protein MSYRIRAARLDDLQHIYEMAKLTGGGFTNLPADKQSLTAKLERSQRAYDRTNDEHGNDLFVMVLENIETGVVRGTSQLFTKVGQSWPFYSYRLSTLSQTSKELDRTFSAQMLSLVTDLEGSSEVGGLFLHPNERAGGLGMLLARSRYLFIKEHRQRFGDKIFAELRGVIDEAGGSPFWDGLAGRFFGMNFQDADYFNAIHGNQFIADLMPKHPIYTAMLSETARAAIGVPHPNGRAAMRMLENENFSYDGYVDIFDGGPTMIAKTNDVTSIRKSKLAVITGIDEGTEKSIISRGNLGEFQATYAMISENGEGVTIDAEAASNIGLSVGDEIRYIAR, encoded by the coding sequence ATGAGTTATAGAATACGCGCGGCGCGATTGGATGATCTGCAGCATATTTATGAAATGGCGAAGCTGACGGGTGGTGGTTTTACAAACCTGCCTGCTGACAAGCAGTCCCTGACAGCGAAACTCGAGCGTTCGCAGCGCGCTTATGACCGGACCAATGATGAACATGGCAACGACCTGTTCGTTATGGTTCTGGAAAATATTGAAACCGGCGTAGTTCGAGGGACATCCCAGCTTTTTACCAAAGTGGGACAAAGCTGGCCGTTTTATTCCTATCGCCTCAGCACCCTATCGCAAACCAGCAAGGAACTGGACCGGACATTCAGCGCGCAAATGCTATCGCTGGTAACCGATCTGGAAGGCTCCAGCGAAGTGGGCGGACTATTTCTGCACCCCAATGAACGTGCTGGCGGACTCGGCATGTTGTTGGCGCGGAGTCGCTATCTGTTTATCAAGGAACATCGTCAGCGTTTTGGCGACAAGATTTTTGCCGAGTTACGCGGCGTGATAGACGAAGCCGGGGGTTCTCCCTTCTGGGACGGGCTCGCCGGTCGATTCTTTGGCATGAACTTTCAGGATGCCGACTATTTCAATGCCATTCACGGCAATCAATTCATCGCCGACCTTATGCCGAAACATCCGATTTACACTGCGATGCTCAGTGAGACTGCGCGGGCCGCAATCGGTGTGCCTCATCCCAATGGCCGCGCTGCGATGCGGATGCTGGAGAACGAGAATTTTTCTTATGACGGCTATGTCGATATTTTTGACGGCGGACCGACGATGATAGCAAAAACCAATGATGTGACGAGCATCAGAAAGTCCAAACTGGCCGTGATTACCGGGATCGATGAAGGCACGGAAAAATCCATTATTTCGCGCGGCAATCTCGGTGAATTTCAGGCAACATATGCGATGATCAGCGAAAATGGTGAAGGCGTTACTATTGATGCCGAAGCGGCCAGCAACATTGGCCTCTCGGTGGGAGATGAAATCCGGTATATCGCGCGATGA